In the genome of Deltaproteobacteria bacterium, one region contains:
- a CDS encoding GIY-YIG nuclease family protein: protein MSFWVYILRCGDGSYYTGHTDDLEHRLQQHHDGLFGYTASRKPFSLAYSCPFPTRAEALESELRIKGWNRKKKEALMRGDWAGLHRLSRGKNRHERSR from the coding sequence ATGAGCTTCTGGGTCTATATCCTGCGCTGCGGTGATGGCTCCTACTACACCGGCCACACGGACGACCTGGAGCACCGCCTCCAGCAGCACCACGACGGCCTCTTCGGATACACGGCCTCCCGGAAACCATTCTCGCTGGCATACTCCTGTCCATTTCCGACCCGAGCGGAGGCGCTGGAATCCGAACTGCGGATCAAGGGCTGGAATCGAAAGAAGAAGGAAGCCCTGATGCGTGGGGACTGGGCTGGACTTCACCGGCTGTCTCGTGGGAAAAACAGGCATGAGCGGTCGCGGTAG